Proteins encoded in a region of the Hypomesus transpacificus isolate Combined female chromosome 17, fHypTra1, whole genome shotgun sequence genome:
- the rraga gene encoding ras-related GTP-binding protein A, translating to MSSTAMKKKVLLMGKSGSGKTSMRSIIFANYIARDTRRLGATIDVEHSHVRFLGNLVLNLWDCGGQDTFMENYFTSQRDNIFRNVEVLIYVFDVESRELEKDMHYYQSCLEAILQNSPDAKVFCLVHKMDLVQEDQRDLIFKEREEDLRRLSRPLACTCFRTSIWDETLYKAWSSIVYQLIPNVQQLETNLRNFAQIIEADEVLLFERATFLVISHYQCKEQRDAHRFEKISNIIKQFKLSCSKLAASFQSMEVRNSNFAAFIDVFTSNTYVMVIMSDPSIPSAATLINIRNARKHFEKLERVDGPKHSLHMRMR from the exons ATGTCAAGCACAGCCATGAAGAAGAAG GTGTTGCTGATGGGCAAGAGTGGCTCTGGGAAGACCAGCATGAGATCCATCATCTTTGCCAACTACATAGCCAGAGACACGCGACGCCTTGGAGCCACAA TCGACGTGGAGCACTCCCATGTGAGATTTCTTGGCAACCTGGTGCTGAATTTATGGGACTGTGGAGG ACAAGACACCTTCATGGAGAACTACTTCACCAGCCAGAGGGACAACATTTTCAGGAACGTGGAGGTGTTGATCTACGTGTTTGATGTTGAGAGCCGTGAGCTGGAGAAAGACATGCACTACTACCAGTCCTGTCTGGAGGCCATCCTTCAGAACTCTCCTGATGCTAAAGTATTCTGCCTCGTGCACAAAATGGACCTGGTACAGGAGGACCAGAGAGACCTG aTCTTCAAAGAACGTGAAGAAGACTTGCGGAGGCTGTCCAGACCGCTGGCTTGTACCTGCTTCAGGACTTCCATCTGGGATGAAACGCTGTACAAG GCGTGGTCCAGCATTGTGTACCAGCTGATTCCCAATGTTCAGCAGCTGGAGACTAACCTAAGGAACTTCGCCCAGATCATCGAGGCAGACGAAGTGCTCTTGTTTGAGCGAGCCACATTTCTG gtcaTTTCTCACTATCAATGCAAAGAGCAGCGTGATGCACACCGGTTTGAAAAAATCAGCAACATCATCAAGCAGTTCAAGCTCAGTTGCAG TAAACTGGCAGCCTCCTTCCAGAGCATGGAGGTTAGAAACTCCAACTTTGCAGCCTTCATCGATGTCTTCACCTCCAACACATACGTCATGGTCATCATGTCCGACCCCTCCATAC CCTCTGCAGCCACACTCATCAACATCCGTAACGCCAGGAAGCACTTTGAGAAGCTGGAACGGGTGGACGGACCCAAACACAGTCTGCACATGCGAATGCGCTAG
- the nup62l gene encoding nucleoporin 62 like — translation MSGFNFGQAGNTGFSFGTPKTTVAPAPATGFGMAGSTQAAPNSGFSFGTPNPAQAAAPQQAASQSIFGMAMPQANATPGGGFSFGTPAPGGTPGGGGGGGGFSFGTPTNKLNLGTPAPSQASPAGMTLGVASTGFTLGGALSTQTTASMPAGGGFSFGTPGMGVQVQPQAQVQPQLMAQVQPQLMAQVQPQLMTQVQAQPAAATTTTMAPGGMSLGGGFSFGAAKVQATTAPAPTMAPAPTMAPAPTSGGGFSFGSPAPSTLSMGIQPAGLSLNSVAPALTAAVTSAQGGGFAFGVKPAATPAPVMSVPASQPAPVLGSSLFGAPASTAPATTGSGLSLGSVAASIAPATASIAPAAGGSLGFMLKPLGVASATTAAAAATAAAAASTTSGFSLGMKPPGVTGIGLTAPITGASTAVIASAPPVMSYAQLEGLINKWSLELEEQERHFLQQATQVNAWDRMLVENGEKITSLHKEMEKVKLDQRRLDQELDFILSQQKELEDLLSPLEESVKEQSGTIYMQNADEERERTYKLAENVDAQLKRMSQDLKEIIEHLNTSSGPADTSDPLQQICKILNAHMDSLQWIDQNSVLLQRRVEDVSKLCDNRRKEQEKTFRITFD, via the exons ATGAGTGGGTTCAACTTCGGCCAAGCCGGCAACACGGGGTTCAGTTTTGGGACCCCCAAAACCACGGTCGCCCCAGCCCCTGCAACCGGCTTCGGGATGGCGGGCTCCACACAAGCTGCCCCCAACAGCGGCTTTTCATTTGGGACCCCAAACCCTGCCCAGGCCGCAGCTCCACAACAAGCTGCTTCACAGAGTATTTTTGGGATGGCCATGCCGCAGGCCAACGCTACCCCGGGTGGTGGGTTTAGTTTCGGGACTCCCGCACCTGGCGGtacccctggaggaggaggaggcggtggCGGTTTCTCATTCGG AACCCCCACCAACAAACTCAATTTAGGGACGCCAGCTCCGTCTCAAGCATCACCAGCAGGGATGACCCTCGGGGTGGCTTCCACCGGCTTCACGCTGGGAGGGGCTCTCTCcacccagaccacagcctccatGCCCGCTGGAGGGGGCTTCAGCTTCGGCACTCCAGGCATGGGAGTCCAggtccagccccaggcccaggtcCAACCCCAACTCATGGCCCAGGTCCAACCCCAACTCATGGCCCAGGTCCAGCCCCAACTCATGACCCAGGTCCAGGCccagccggctgcagccacAACCACCACCATGGCCCCAGGAGGCATGTCCCTGGGCGGGGGGTTCAGTTTTGGTGCAGCTAAGGTCCAGGCCACCAccgcccctgcccccaccatggcccctgcccccaccatggcccctgcccccacctcagGAGGAGGGTTCTCCTTTGGGAGCCCAGCTCCCTCCACGCTCTCCATGGGCATCCAGCCCGCAG GGCTGAGTCTGAACTCTGTCGCCCCAGCCCTGACAGCTGCAGTCACCTCAGCCCAGGGCGGAGGGTTTGCCTTCGGAGTCAAACCAGCTG CCACGCCAGCTCCGGTGATGTCTGTGCCGGCCAGCCAGCCTGCTCCAGTGCTGGGCTCTTCTCTGTTTGGTGCCCCGGCATCCACAGCCCCCGCCACCACAGGCTCCGGCTTGTCCT TGGGCAGTGTTGCTGCCTCTATCGCCCCGGCAACTGCCTCTATCGCCCCGGCAGCAGGAGGGAGTCTGGGGTTCATGCTGAAGCCCCTGGGAGTAGCCTCAGCTAccacagctgctgctgcagctacAG CTGCAGCCGCTGCCAGCACCACCTCAGGCTTCTCCCTCGGTATGAAACCTCCTGGGGTCACTGGCATTGGGTTAACGGCACCCATCACTGGAGCTAGCACAGCTGTCATCGCCAG TGCTCCTCCCGTGATGTCCTATGCCCAGCTGGAGGGGCTCATCAACAAGTGGAgcctggagctggaggaacaggagagacaCTTCCTGCAGCAGGCCACGCAGGTCAACGCCTGGGACCGCATGCTGGTGGAGAacggagagaag ATTACATCGTTGCacaaggagatggagaaggtcaAATTGGACCAAAGAAG gctggatCAGGAGCTGGACTTCATCCTGTCTCagcagaaggagctggaggatctGCTGTCTCCTCTGGAGGAGTCTGTCAAAGAGCAGAGTGGAACCATTTACATGCAGAACGCTGATGAGGAACGCGAGAGAAC GTACAAGCTGGCTGAGAACGTGGACGCCCAGCTGAAGAGGATGTCTCAAGATCTGAAGGAAATCATTGAACATCTTAACACATCCAGCGGCCCAGCAGATACCAGTGACCCG CTTCAACAGATCTGTAAAATTCTCAATGCCCACATGGATTCTCTTCAGTGGATTGATCAGAACTCAG TGCTTCtacagaggagagtggaggatgtGTCCAAACTGTGCGACAACCGTCGCAAAGAGCAAGAGAAGACCTTTCGTATTACATTCGATTGA
- the chmp1b gene encoding charged multivesicular body protein 1b, with translation MSNMEKHLFNLKFAAKELQRSSKKCDKEEKAEKTKVKKAIQKGNVEVARIHAENAIRQKNQSVNFLRMSARVDAVAARVQTALTMNKVTKSMAGVVKGMDATLKSMNLEKISGLMDKFEHQFETLDVQTAHMEDTMSSTTTLTTPQNQVDSLMHEMADEAGLDLNMELPQGQSGSVGTSVASAEQDELSQRLAKLRDQM, from the exons ATGTCGAATATGGAGA AGCATCTCTTCAACCTCAAGTTTGCTGCCAAAGAACTTCAACGAAGCTCCAAGAAATGTGACAAAGAGGAAAAGGCAGAGAAGACCAAAGTCAAAAAA GCGATTCAGAAAGGTAATGTGGAAGTGGCCAGAATTCATGCAGAAAACGCCATCAGACAGAAGAACCAGTCTGTGAACTTCCTGCGGATGAGTGCCCGGGTGGATGCAGTAGCTGCCAGGGTCCAAACAGCTCTTACGATGAATAAG gtcaCCAAATCCATGGCAGGAGTGGTAAAAGGGATGGATGCTACACTGAAGTCAATGAACCTGgagaag ATCTCAGGCCTCATGGATAAGTTTGAGCATCAGTTTGAAACCCTGGATGTGCAGACGGCCCACATGGAGGACACCATGAGCAGCACGACCACGCTGACCACGCCTCAG AATCAAGTGGATTCACTGATGCATGAAATGGCGGATGAAGCTGG TCTGGACCTGAACATGGAGCTTCCACAGGGACAATCAGGGAGTGTGGGTACCAGTGTGGCCTCTGCAGAACAG GACGAACTATCTCAACGCCTCGCCAAACTCAGAGACCAGATGTAA
- the LOC124479407 gene encoding terminal nucleotidyltransferase 5C-like, with translation MEVQTGRRFHNLTLEQVQTLDQVLTEVIPIHGRGNFPTLEVRLKDIIRVVKDRLVERQIRVRDIRLNGSTASHVMVRDNGIGYRDLDIIFGVELPRHEDFQVIKEVVLGSLRDLLPRGVNRRKITCLTMKEAYVQKMVKVFNDHDRWSLISLSNNRGKTMGLRFVSSLRRQFEFSVDSFQIILDRMLESGACSSLRLQPTITVVVECMFGDFEQAMDHLRFRLIATHSPEEIRGGGLLKYSDLLVRNFRPASETEIKSLERYMCSRFFIDFPDVSEQQRKIEAYLRCHFVGNEETSKYDFLMTLRRVIDESTVCLMGHERRQTLNMITVLALRVLGEQNVIPNTANVTCFYQPAPYMADPIFSSYYIPQAQPPLLYHPYPLHVHMQTGLV, from the exons atggaggtCCAGACTGGTAGAAGATTCCACAACCTAACTCTGGAGCAAGTCCAGACTCTGGACCAGGTCTTGACGGAGGTTATCCCCATTCACGGTAGAGGCAACTTCCCCACTCTGGAGGTGAGACTTAAGGACATCATCCGTGTGGTGAAGGACCggctggtggagagacagaTCAGGGTCAGGGACATCCGCCTCAACGGCTCCACAGCCAGCCATGTGATGGTGAGGGACAACGGGATTGGCTACCGGGACCTGGACATCATATTTGGGGTGGAGCTTCCTCGACATGAGGACTTCCAGGTGATCAAAGAGGTTGTTCTGGGGAGCTTACGTGACCTTCTTCCCCGAGGGGTCAACCGACGCAAGATCACCTGCCTCACCATGAAGGAGGCCTACGTGCAGAAGATGGTAAAGGTCTTCAACGACCACGACAGATGGAGTCTTATCTCGCTGTCCAACAACAGAGGCAAGACCATGGGGCTCAGGTTTGTCAGCTCACTGCGACGACAGTTTGAGTTTAGCGTCGATTCCTTCCAGATCATTCTGGATCGTATGCTAGAATC AGGGGCATGCTCATCCCTTAGACTGCAGCCCACCATCACAGTAGTGGTAGAATGCATGTTCGGGGACTTTGAGCAGGCCATGGACCACCTTCGCTTCCGTCTCATAGCCACCCACAGCCCGGAGGAGATCCGTGGAGGCGGCCTGCTGAAGTACAGCGACCTGCTGGTGAGGAACTTCCGTCCGGCCAGCGAGACGGAGATCAAGTCTCTGGAGCGCTACATGTGCTCCCGCTTCTTCATCGACTTCCCGGACGTCAGCGAGCAGCAGAGGAAGATCGAGGCCTACCTGCGCTGCCATTTCGTCGGCAACGAGGAGACGAGCAAGTACGACTTCCTGATGACCCTGCGCCGGGTGATCGACGAGAGCACGGTGTGCCTAATGGGGCACGAGAGGAGACAGACCCTCAACATGATCACCGTCCTGGCTCTCAGAGTGCTGGGGGAGCAGAACGTCATCCCCAACACGGCCAACGTCACCTGCTTCTACCAGCCTGCTCCGTACATGGCAGACCCCATTTTCAGCAGTTACTATatcccccaggcccagcctcctctcctgtaTCACCCATACCCGCTACACGTCCACATGCAGACTGGCCTAGTCTAG